Proteins co-encoded in one Cricetulus griseus strain 17A/GY chromosome 1 unlocalized genomic scaffold, alternate assembly CriGri-PICRH-1.0 chr1_1, whole genome shotgun sequence genomic window:
- the Slitrk5 gene encoding SLIT and NTRK-like protein 5 isoform X2 yields the protein MVTGGKMHLCCPPVTLEQDLHRKMHSWMLHTLAFAVTSLVLSCAETIDYYGEICDNACPCEEKDGILTVSCENRGIISLSEISPPRFPVYHLLLSGNLLNRLYPNEFVNYTGASILHLGSNVIQEIETGAFHGLRGLRRLHLNNNKLELLRDDTFLGLENLEYLQVDYNYISVIEPNAFGKLHMLQVLILNDNLLSGLPNNLFRFVPLTHLDLRGNRLKLLPYAGLLQHMDKVVELQLEENPWNCSCELISLKDWLDSISYSALVGDVVCETPFRLHGRDLDEVSKQELCPRKLISDYEMRPQTPLSTTGYLHTTPASVNSVATSSSAVYKPPLKPPKGTRQPNKPRVRPTSRQPSKDLGYSNYGPSIAYQTKSPVPLECPTACTCNLQISDLGLNVNCQERKIESIAELQPKPYNPKKMYLTENYITLVRRTDFLEATGLDLLHLGNNRISMIQDRAFGDLSNLRRLYLNGNRIERLSPELFYGLQSLQYLFLQYNLIREIQSGTFDPVPNLQLLFLNNNQLQAMPSGVFSGLTLLRLNLRSNSFASLPVSGVLDQLTSLIQIDLHDNPWDCTCDVVGMKLWIEQLKVGVLVDEVICKAPKKFAETYMRSIKSELLCPDYSDVVVSTPTPSSIQVPSRTHAATPAVRLNSTGAPAGLGAGAGASSVPLSVLILSLLLVFIMSVFVAAGLFVLVMKRRKKNQSDHASTNNSDVSSFNMQYSVYGGAGGGGGGHPHAHVHHRGPALPKVKTPAGHVYEYIPHPLGHMCKNPIYRSREGNSVEDYKDLHELKVTYSSNHHLQQQQPPPPPQQPQQQPPPQLQLQPGEEERRESHHLRSPAYSVSTIEPREDLLSPVQDADRFYRGILEPDKHCSTSPAGSSLPEYPKFPCSSAAYTFSPNYDLRRPHQYLHPGAGDSRLREPVLYSPPGAVFVEPNRNEYLELKAKLNVEPDYLEVLEKQTTFSQF from the exons atggtgacag GAGGTAAAATGCACCTTTGCTGCCCCCCAGTAACTTTGGAACAGGACCTTCACAGAAAAATGCATAGCTGGATGCTGCACACTCTAGCGTTTGCTGTAACATCTCTCGTGCTTTCCTGTGCAGAAACCATCGATTATTATGGGGAAATCTGTGACAATGCATGTCCTTGTGAGGAAAAGGACGGCATTTTAACTGTGAGCTGTGAAAACCGGGGGATCATCAGTCTCTCTGAAATTAGCCCTCCCCGTTTCCCTGTCTATCACCTCTTGTTGTCTGGGAACCTTCTGAACCGTCTCTATCCCAATGAGTTTGTCAATTACACTGGGGCTTCAATTTTACATCTGGGAAGCAATGTTATCCAAGAGATCGAGACTGGGGCTTTCCATGGGCTGCGGGGTTTGAGGCGACTACATCTAAACAATAACAAACTGGAACTTCTTCGAGATGACACCTTCCTCGGCTTGGAGAACTTAGAATACCTGCAGGTCGATTACAATTACATCAGTGTCATTGAACCCAATGCTTTTGGAAAACTGCATATGTTGCAGGTGCTTATCCTCAATGACAATCTCTTGTCAGGTTTACCCAACAATCTTTTCCGTTTTGTGCCATTAACGCACTTGGACTTGCGGGGGAACAGACTGAAACTTCTGCCCTATGCAGGGTTGTTGCAACACATGGATAAGGTTGTGGAATTACAGCTGGAGGAAAATCCCTGGAATTGTTCCTGTGAACTGATTTCTCTCAAGGATTGGTTAGACAGCATCTCCTATTCAGCCCTTGTGGGTGATGTGGTCTGTGAGACCCCCTTCCGTTTACACGGAAGGGACTTGGATGAGGTATCCAAGCAGGAACTTTGTCCAAGGAAACTTATTTCTGACTATGAGATGAGGCCACAGACTCCTTTAAGCACCACGGGATATTTACATACCACCCCAGCCTCTGTGAATTCTGTGGCCACTTCTTCCTCTGCTGTTTACAAGCCCCCCTTGAAGCCTCCTAAGGGGACCCGCCAGCCCAACAAACCCAGAGTGCGCCCCACCTCTAGGCAACCCTCTAAAGACTTGGGCTACAGTAACTATGGCCCCAGCATAGCCTACCAGACCAAATCCCCGGTGCCTTTGGAGTGTCCTACAGCGTGCACTTGCAACCTTCAGATCTCTGATCTGGGCCTCAATGTCAACTGCCAAGAGCGCAAGATCGAGAGCATCGCCGAGCTGCAGCCCAAGCCCTACAATCCCAAGAAAATGTACCTAACAGAGAACTACATCACTCTTGTGCGCAGAACAGACTTCCTGGAAGCCACCGGACTGGACCTCCTGCACCTGGGTAACAACCGCATCTCCATGATCCAGGACCGGGCCTTTGGGGATCTCAGCAACCTGAGACGTCTCTACCTGAATGGCAACAGGATTGAGAGGCTGAGTCCAGAGTTATTTTACGGCCTGCAGAGCCTGCAGTATCTCTTCCTCCAGTACAATCTCATCCGCGAGATCCAGTCTGGGACTTTCGATCCAGTCCCAAACCTCCAGCTGCTGTTCTTGAACAACAACCAACTGCAGGCCATGCCTTCAGGAGTCTTCTCTGGCCTCACTCTTCTCAGGCTAAACCTGAGGAGCAACAGCTTCGCCTCCTTGCCAGTGAGTGGAGTGTTGGATCAGCTGACGTCCCTCATCCAAATCGATCTACATGACAACCCTTGGGATTGTACCTGCGATGTGGTGGGCATGAAACTGTGGATTGAGCAACTCAAAGTGGGTGTGTTAGTGGACGAAGTGATCTGTAAGGCGCCCAAGAAATTTGCAGAGACCTACATGCGCTCCATCAAGTCGGAACTGCTATGTCCGGACTATTCTGATGTAGTGGTTTCCACGCCCACACCCTCTTCCATCCAGGTGCCATCCAGGACCCATGCAGCCACGCCAGCTGTGCGGTTGAACAGCACTGGGGCCCCCGCGGGCTTGGGTGCCGGCGCCGGGGCTTCTTCGGTGCCTTTATCGGTGTTGATCCTCAGCCTGCTGTTGGTTTTCATCATGTCGGTCTTTGTGGCAGCAGGCCTTTTCGTGCTGGTCATGAAGCGTAGGAAGAAGAACCAGAGCGACCACGCCAGTACCAACAACTCCGACGTGAGCTCTTTCAACATGCAGTACAGCGTGTATGGGGGTGCGGGCGGCGGCGGGGGTGGCCACCCGCACGCCCACGTGCACCACCGCGGACCAGCATTGCCCAAGGTGAAGACTCCCGCGGGCCACGTGTATGAATACATCCCTCACCCGCTGGGCCACATGTGCAAAAACCCCATCTACCGGTCTCGAGAAGGCAACTCCGTGGAGGATTACAAAGACCTGCACGAGCTCAAGGTCACCTACAGCAGCAACCATcacctgcagcagcagcagccgccGCCGCCGCCTCAGCAGCCCCAGCAGCAGCCCCCTccgcagctgcagctgcagcctggggaggaggagaggagggaaagccACCACTTGCGGAGCCCCGCCTACAGCGTCAGCACCATCGAGCCCCGGGAGGACCTACTGTCGCCGGTGCAGGACGCTGACCGCTTTTACAGGGGCATTTTAGAGCCAGACAAACACTGCTCCACTAGCCCTGCCGGCAGCAGCCTCCCGGAATACCCCAAGTTCCCTTGCAGCTCGGCTGCTTACACTTTTTCCCCAAACTATGACCTGCGACGCCCCCATCAGTATTTGCACCCGGGGGCAGGGGACAGCAGGCTGCGGGAACCGGTGCTCTACAGCCCTCCCGGTGCTGTCTTTGTAGAACCGAACCGGAATGAGTATCTGGAgttaaaagcaaaactaaatgtTGAGCCGGACTACCTCGAAGTGCTGGAAAAACAGACCACATTCAGTCagttctga
- the Slitrk5 gene encoding SLIT and NTRK-like protein 5 isoform X3, with the protein MHLCCPPVTLEQDLHRKMHSWMLHTLAFAVTSLVLSCAETIDYYGEICDNACPCEEKDGILTVSCENRGIISLSEISPPRFPVYHLLLSGNLLNRLYPNEFVNYTGASILHLGSNVIQEIETGAFHGLRGLRRLHLNNNKLELLRDDTFLGLENLEYLQVDYNYISVIEPNAFGKLHMLQVLILNDNLLSGLPNNLFRFVPLTHLDLRGNRLKLLPYAGLLQHMDKVVELQLEENPWNCSCELISLKDWLDSISYSALVGDVVCETPFRLHGRDLDEVSKQELCPRKLISDYEMRPQTPLSTTGYLHTTPASVNSVATSSSAVYKPPLKPPKGTRQPNKPRVRPTSRQPSKDLGYSNYGPSIAYQTKSPVPLECPTACTCNLQISDLGLNVNCQERKIESIAELQPKPYNPKKMYLTENYITLVRRTDFLEATGLDLLHLGNNRISMIQDRAFGDLSNLRRLYLNGNRIERLSPELFYGLQSLQYLFLQYNLIREIQSGTFDPVPNLQLLFLNNNQLQAMPSGVFSGLTLLRLNLRSNSFASLPVSGVLDQLTSLIQIDLHDNPWDCTCDVVGMKLWIEQLKVGVLVDEVICKAPKKFAETYMRSIKSELLCPDYSDVVVSTPTPSSIQVPSRTHAATPAVRLNSTGAPAGLGAGAGASSVPLSVLILSLLLVFIMSVFVAAGLFVLVMKRRKKNQSDHASTNNSDVSSFNMQYSVYGGAGGGGGGHPHAHVHHRGPALPKVKTPAGHVYEYIPHPLGHMCKNPIYRSREGNSVEDYKDLHELKVTYSSNHHLQQQQPPPPPQQPQQQPPPQLQLQPGEEERRESHHLRSPAYSVSTIEPREDLLSPVQDADRFYRGILEPDKHCSTSPAGSSLPEYPKFPCSSAAYTFSPNYDLRRPHQYLHPGAGDSRLREPVLYSPPGAVFVEPNRNEYLELKAKLNVEPDYLEVLEKQTTFSQF; encoded by the coding sequence ATGCACCTTTGCTGCCCCCCAGTAACTTTGGAACAGGACCTTCACAGAAAAATGCATAGCTGGATGCTGCACACTCTAGCGTTTGCTGTAACATCTCTCGTGCTTTCCTGTGCAGAAACCATCGATTATTATGGGGAAATCTGTGACAATGCATGTCCTTGTGAGGAAAAGGACGGCATTTTAACTGTGAGCTGTGAAAACCGGGGGATCATCAGTCTCTCTGAAATTAGCCCTCCCCGTTTCCCTGTCTATCACCTCTTGTTGTCTGGGAACCTTCTGAACCGTCTCTATCCCAATGAGTTTGTCAATTACACTGGGGCTTCAATTTTACATCTGGGAAGCAATGTTATCCAAGAGATCGAGACTGGGGCTTTCCATGGGCTGCGGGGTTTGAGGCGACTACATCTAAACAATAACAAACTGGAACTTCTTCGAGATGACACCTTCCTCGGCTTGGAGAACTTAGAATACCTGCAGGTCGATTACAATTACATCAGTGTCATTGAACCCAATGCTTTTGGAAAACTGCATATGTTGCAGGTGCTTATCCTCAATGACAATCTCTTGTCAGGTTTACCCAACAATCTTTTCCGTTTTGTGCCATTAACGCACTTGGACTTGCGGGGGAACAGACTGAAACTTCTGCCCTATGCAGGGTTGTTGCAACACATGGATAAGGTTGTGGAATTACAGCTGGAGGAAAATCCCTGGAATTGTTCCTGTGAACTGATTTCTCTCAAGGATTGGTTAGACAGCATCTCCTATTCAGCCCTTGTGGGTGATGTGGTCTGTGAGACCCCCTTCCGTTTACACGGAAGGGACTTGGATGAGGTATCCAAGCAGGAACTTTGTCCAAGGAAACTTATTTCTGACTATGAGATGAGGCCACAGACTCCTTTAAGCACCACGGGATATTTACATACCACCCCAGCCTCTGTGAATTCTGTGGCCACTTCTTCCTCTGCTGTTTACAAGCCCCCCTTGAAGCCTCCTAAGGGGACCCGCCAGCCCAACAAACCCAGAGTGCGCCCCACCTCTAGGCAACCCTCTAAAGACTTGGGCTACAGTAACTATGGCCCCAGCATAGCCTACCAGACCAAATCCCCGGTGCCTTTGGAGTGTCCTACAGCGTGCACTTGCAACCTTCAGATCTCTGATCTGGGCCTCAATGTCAACTGCCAAGAGCGCAAGATCGAGAGCATCGCCGAGCTGCAGCCCAAGCCCTACAATCCCAAGAAAATGTACCTAACAGAGAACTACATCACTCTTGTGCGCAGAACAGACTTCCTGGAAGCCACCGGACTGGACCTCCTGCACCTGGGTAACAACCGCATCTCCATGATCCAGGACCGGGCCTTTGGGGATCTCAGCAACCTGAGACGTCTCTACCTGAATGGCAACAGGATTGAGAGGCTGAGTCCAGAGTTATTTTACGGCCTGCAGAGCCTGCAGTATCTCTTCCTCCAGTACAATCTCATCCGCGAGATCCAGTCTGGGACTTTCGATCCAGTCCCAAACCTCCAGCTGCTGTTCTTGAACAACAACCAACTGCAGGCCATGCCTTCAGGAGTCTTCTCTGGCCTCACTCTTCTCAGGCTAAACCTGAGGAGCAACAGCTTCGCCTCCTTGCCAGTGAGTGGAGTGTTGGATCAGCTGACGTCCCTCATCCAAATCGATCTACATGACAACCCTTGGGATTGTACCTGCGATGTGGTGGGCATGAAACTGTGGATTGAGCAACTCAAAGTGGGTGTGTTAGTGGACGAAGTGATCTGTAAGGCGCCCAAGAAATTTGCAGAGACCTACATGCGCTCCATCAAGTCGGAACTGCTATGTCCGGACTATTCTGATGTAGTGGTTTCCACGCCCACACCCTCTTCCATCCAGGTGCCATCCAGGACCCATGCAGCCACGCCAGCTGTGCGGTTGAACAGCACTGGGGCCCCCGCGGGCTTGGGTGCCGGCGCCGGGGCTTCTTCGGTGCCTTTATCGGTGTTGATCCTCAGCCTGCTGTTGGTTTTCATCATGTCGGTCTTTGTGGCAGCAGGCCTTTTCGTGCTGGTCATGAAGCGTAGGAAGAAGAACCAGAGCGACCACGCCAGTACCAACAACTCCGACGTGAGCTCTTTCAACATGCAGTACAGCGTGTATGGGGGTGCGGGCGGCGGCGGGGGTGGCCACCCGCACGCCCACGTGCACCACCGCGGACCAGCATTGCCCAAGGTGAAGACTCCCGCGGGCCACGTGTATGAATACATCCCTCACCCGCTGGGCCACATGTGCAAAAACCCCATCTACCGGTCTCGAGAAGGCAACTCCGTGGAGGATTACAAAGACCTGCACGAGCTCAAGGTCACCTACAGCAGCAACCATcacctgcagcagcagcagccgccGCCGCCGCCTCAGCAGCCCCAGCAGCAGCCCCCTccgcagctgcagctgcagcctggggaggaggagaggagggaaagccACCACTTGCGGAGCCCCGCCTACAGCGTCAGCACCATCGAGCCCCGGGAGGACCTACTGTCGCCGGTGCAGGACGCTGACCGCTTTTACAGGGGCATTTTAGAGCCAGACAAACACTGCTCCACTAGCCCTGCCGGCAGCAGCCTCCCGGAATACCCCAAGTTCCCTTGCAGCTCGGCTGCTTACACTTTTTCCCCAAACTATGACCTGCGACGCCCCCATCAGTATTTGCACCCGGGGGCAGGGGACAGCAGGCTGCGGGAACCGGTGCTCTACAGCCCTCCCGGTGCTGTCTTTGTAGAACCGAACCGGAATGAGTATCTGGAgttaaaagcaaaactaaatgtTGAGCCGGACTACCTCGAAGTGCTGGAAAAACAGACCACATTCAGTCagttctga